From the genome of Setaria viridis chromosome 1, Setaria_viridis_v4.0, whole genome shotgun sequence:
TTTGGCTATGGGATCAGTATTTGTATTGCTAATCCAAAAGACAAGGGAAAAGAAGCATTCAGGAGGTATCATGCAGCTGCTATAGATGTGCCTGGTATGTCGAAATACTATGTAACACATCTGTTCCTTATTATCAGTTCTCTTATCATTGTTGAACTGTCTCTCACGGCCCTTAGGTGTTAGCTTCTCCATATTTTTCTGTATGGGTTTGGGAATATTTTTACCCTTTTCATGCTTGATGTATGGCAATTCGTATAAGGTTGGGCACGAATAGGTTGTTCATGGCCTTCCAGAAAATGCTAACTATTTAATAGTTCTTCCACTCTTATTGATTTAGCTGATGAATGATAGTGCTTGTGGTGTCCCCAGTATGTGGAAAATCATTTAATTTGCTCCTTTTGTTGATACTTGGCAGTGCTGCTTCATCTACATGTTATGAGCCATGTTAGTCCATTCCTGACACTGATTTCTATTATCCAGTAACTTAAGATCCTTTTCAGGGTTTGCAGctatatattatatattattttcaCTGTTTTAGTTTTCCATTTATCACAGTCAATACATTTTCGATCTTTTTCATTACTATAGACATGTAGCTTGTTTCAACCAGATGTATATATCTACTTACTGACAGAAAGCCTACAGGTCCAGAGGTGACACGCTTGGCTGCTATGGCTGGAAAATATAAGATTTTCTTGGTGATGGGGGTGATTGAAAGGGAAGGTTATACACTTTATTGTTCGGTGCTCTTCTTTGATCCTCTTGGCCGTTACCTGGGTAAGCACCGCAAGCTCATGCCTACAGCATTAGAGAGAATTATATGGGGATTTGGAGATGGATCGACAATTCCTGTTTATGATACTCCACTTGGAAAGATTGGGGCCCTCATTTGCTGGGAAAATAAAATGCCACTTTTGAGGACAGCACTTTATGGTAAAGGTAAGAATTAGAGTCTTGTGCTGATAAATTTCCGACGGACAGCTTACCAATACGTATCATTATTTCCTGAGTTCATTGGATTGGATGGAAGCCTTGGATTGAAAAGGAAATATACTTTCAGCACAAATCACATTGCTGAAGCAATGGTACAACATGTACTTGAGTTTCTTCCCTTATGTTGTATGCAGGTATTGAAATATATTGTGCCCCCACAGCTGATTCCAGGCCTGTTTGGCAAGCCTCCATGACGCATATTGCCTTGGAGGGGGGTTGTTTTGTCTTGTCAGCAAACCAATTCTGCCGCAGAAAGGACTATCCTGCCCCACCGGAGTATGAATTTGCTGGTTTAGGCGAAGAGCCCTCTGCAGACACTGTTGTTTGCCCTGGAGGCAGCGTTATCATTTCTCCATCTGGAGAAGTCTTGG
Proteins encoded in this window:
- the LOC117863514 gene encoding bifunctional nitrilase/nitrile hydratase NIT4 → MALVTSGSGGGPVIAEVEMNGGADPSATTVRATVVQASTIFYDTPATLDKAERLIAEAAGYGSQLIVFPEAFIGGYPRGSTFGYGISICIANPKDKGKEAFRRYHAAAIDVPGPEVTRLAAMAGKYKIFLVMGVIEREGYTLYCSVLFFDPLGRYLGKHRKLMPTALERIIWGFGDGSTIPVYDTPLGKIGALICWENKMPLLRTALYGKGIEIYCAPTADSRPVWQASMTHIALEGGCFVLSANQFCRRKDYPAPPEYEFAGLGEEPSADTVVCPGGSVIISPSGEVLAGPNYEGEALITADLDLGEIVRAKFDFDVVGHYARPEVLSLVVNDQPQLPVSFTSSADKASDVKSDNITKSY